Genomic DNA from Bacteroidota bacterium:
CAATTTCAAAATCGATCGGCACGAATGTTATTTCTCAATTCGGCTGGCAATTCGAAACACGTTTTTTCACTGTCGACAATGGTTCATCAGGATTATTTGAATTTGTTCCCATGCTCGGCGGACTTGAAAGAGGAGCATTTCTTCCCAGCGCAAGTGCATTGATCGGATTCAGAACCGGCAGCGGATATGAAATCGGTTGCGGCCCTAATTTATCACGCTCCGGTTTCGGAATGGTTTTCGCAGGCGGCGCATCTTTTCAAATGGGACACGTTTGTTTCCCTGTGAATATTGCGTTCCAACCAAACATTTCCAAGAGCTATACGTCTGCGTCCTACGATTATGTTACCGGCCAGTACACAGAGCATACACAAAAACTCAATTCAGGATTCCGCCTGAGTCTTCTCATCGGTTTCAATGCAAGAAGCAACTGAGTAATTTTTTATTCAACCAAAAAAAAACTGACATGAAAAATTTCATCCTCTCTGCGCTTGCACTGCTCATTGGCACCTGCACATTCGCGCAAGACACACTGGTAAAAAAAGACGGAGCCGTATTGCCGGTTTATCTTTTCGATTCCGATTCGCTCATGATCTCTTACAAAGGAACCGATACAACTGTGAACGAAGTAAATGTTCTGCAGAAAAAAGATCTGTTGCTTCTGAAACACAGGAATGGTGCCGTGGAAATATTTTTTTCCAACGACACACTCATCACCATGAATGGAGCCATCGTGTTGTGCAAAGTGATCGAGATAGCGCCGGAGATCATCACCACATTTTCCTACACAGGAAGAGTGAATGAAACGGCGGCATTACCCTCCTCGGAAGTTTTTGCAATTCGTTTTCACGATGGATCCTCTGAACTTGTCGATCATTCGGAAAATAAAGAGGAGCCGGTTTTCACAATGGATTATTACAAAATGGGGCAGGCCGATGCGAAGAAATATTTCAAAACATCCGGTGGCGCAATCATTGGTGAAGTAGTATCGGGCATGTGTACTTACGTCTATTTCCTCGGGCTTATTCCAGGTATAGCGATCTCCACGCATACTCCGAAAAATATTCACTGCGCAGAAAATCCGAATGATGCATTACTCAACACGAATGAAGCTTACAAAGCCGGGTTCGTGGATGCAGCGAAAAGAAAGAAAAGTAAAGATTGCTGGATCGCTTATGGATGCGGCGTTGTAGTTCCGATTGGCCTTGCAGTTGCCATCCTTTACACGATCGATGATGGATTCTGATCGCAAAAGTAAAGTTCGAAAAGTTTAACGAAGAATATCATATTGAACAGCAAACCGGTCTTTTTCATGGCCGGTTTTTTTGCATTCATCTATTTTAACATTAACTAAGAAATGCTGAAATAAAAATTTGTTTTTCTTTGCGCAAACAATAAGTCATGAAAAAAATTTTACTCCTCTCTTCCGTCACCCTCCTGTTTTTCAGTTTCACCGGCGAAAAAAAAGCTTACGTGATTTACAATTCAAAAGGGAAAGTGACGAGTTATAAAAACCTTCTTGATGCAGCGAAAGAAGCAGACATCGTGATGTTCGGCGAAGAACATGATAATCCTATCTGTCACTGGCTGGAACTGGAACTGACAAAGGATCTTTACAATTTTAAAAAAAATAATCTTGTACTCGGTGCAGAAATGTTTGAACGCGATCAGCAGAATTTTCTCACAGAATATCTCGATGGAAAAATTTCTGACAAAGTTTTCCGCGATACCACAAATCTCTGGTCGAATTTCGGAACGGATTATAAACCCTTAGTTGATTTTGCCAAAGACAATCACCTCGCTTTCATTGCCACGAATGTTCCGCGCCGTTATGCCAACATGGTTTACAAACACGGCCTGTCAGCGCTCGATACTTTGAAACCGAACGAAAAAAATTTCATCGCTCCTCTTCCGATAAAATATGACAGCACGGTGAGAGCTTACAAAGAAATTTTTGAAAATGCAGGCGGGCACGGCGGACAAAATCTTCCGAAGGCGCAGGCGCTGAAAGATGCGACCATGGCTTATTTTCTATTGCAGAACTGGAAACCCGGCGAAACTTTCATTCATTACAACGGCGCTTATCACAGCAACAATCATTCGGGACTCGTGTGGTATCTCGGGCAAAGCAATCCTTCCCTGAAAATCCTTGTGATCTCTTCCACTACACAATCTGATATCAGTAAAATCGATTCGGCTTCTAAAGGTTCCGGTGATTTTATTATTTGCATTCCGGATGATATGACGAGGACGATGGAATAAGCAGCGGCATTATTTCATCTACGCCCGATGAGGCAATGCACATTTTCATTGGGGAAATGATAAAAAAATTGAAGGTTAAAATAGGATAACGCTTCGCAGAAATAATTCACAATTTTTTATTCAACTCTTCCCATTCCAGCATTTTCTGATCGAGGGTATCTTTCTTTTTTTCGTAGGAAGAAAATAATTCTTTGTCATTCATCACCAGTTGATATTGCTGGGGGTCATTCAGTTTTTCATCGATGGACAGAATTTCTTTTTCCAGTTTTGAAATTTCCCCCTCTATTTTGTGAATGCGGTTCCGGAGCTGTGAAGTTTCTTTTTGTTTTGCGCGGTATTCTTCGCTGTCGGTCTTCTCTTCTTGTTTTTCTGCCAGCCCGGATGACCCGGTCGGACGGGATACATTTTTTTTTGCTTCTTTC
This window encodes:
- a CDS encoding ChaN family lipoprotein, whose product is MKKILLLSSVTLLFFSFTGEKKAYVIYNSKGKVTSYKNLLDAAKEADIVMFGEEHDNPICHWLELELTKDLYNFKKNNLVLGAEMFERDQQNFLTEYLDGKISDKVFRDTTNLWSNFGTDYKPLVDFAKDNHLAFIATNVPRRYANMVYKHGLSALDTLKPNEKNFIAPLPIKYDSTVRAYKEIFENAGGHGGQNLPKAQALKDATMAYFLLQNWKPGETFIHYNGAYHSNNHSGLVWYLGQSNPSLKILVISSTTQSDISKIDSASKGSGDFIICIPDDMTRTME